A single region of the Nicotiana sylvestris chromosome 6, ASM39365v2, whole genome shotgun sequence genome encodes:
- the LOC104212659 gene encoding fasciclin-like arabinogalactan protein 11, with translation MMSCLVFSLSLLLIFLHSCTLTLAQTSATVPAPSGPTNITKILEKAGQFTTFIRLLKTTQAGDQINTQLNNSKQGMTVFAPTDNAFSSLKAGTLNSLSSQQQVSLVQFHLLPNFISISQFQTVSNPLRTQAGDTSPGDFPLNVTTLGNQVNVSTGIVDATVANTIYTDGELAVYQVDKVLQPLSIFASPAPAPAPAPAPATLNLKKKSPAALSPSSGSDDAVVDDSGAGGVNVHGVAVLGLGVFLFVFWL, from the coding sequence atGATGAGCTGTCTCGTTTTCTCTCTTTCACTCCTTCTAATTTTCCTCCATTCTTGCACCTTGACTCTAGCCCAAACTTCTGCCACGGTCCCAGCTCCATCCGGTCCAACCAACATCACAAAAATACTCGAAAAAGCCGGTCAATTCACCACATTTATCCGGCTCTTAAAAACAACACAAGCCGGTGATCAAAtcaacacacaattaaataattCAAAACAAGGGATGACTGTTTTTGCACCTACGGATAACGCATTCTCGAGCTTAAAAGCTGGCACTCTCAATTCTCTAAGTTCTCAACAACAAGTTTCGCTAGTGCAATTTCATTTACTTCccaattttatttcaatttcacaGTTTCAAACGGTGAGCAATCCGTTAAGAACACAAGCTGGTGACACTAGTCCCGGCGATTTTCCGTTAAATGTAACGACTTTAGGAAACCAAGTGAATGTGTCAACTggcattgtggatgctactgtaGCTAATACGATTTATACTGACGGTGAGCTTGCGGTTTATCAAGTGGATAAAGTGCTTCAACCCTTGAGTATTTTTGCTTCTCCTGCGCCGGCACCGGCACCAGCACCGGCTCCAGCGacgttaaatttaaagaaaaagtcTCCGGCAGCGTTGAGTCCCAGCTCCGGCAGTGATGATGCGGTGGTAGATGATTCGGGTGCTGGTGGAGTTAACGTGCATGGGGTGGCGGTGTTGGGACTTGGAGTTTTCTTGTTTGTGTTTTGGTTGTGA